In Salvia splendens isolate huo1 unplaced genomic scaffold, SspV2 ctg191, whole genome shotgun sequence, one DNA window encodes the following:
- the LOC121789273 gene encoding uncharacterized protein LOC121789273: MSRKSKGAVLDPYGIEGAKARLKFQALMQDYHELEKEADVMRSKLDMVKDRKLMLAAEVRFLRKRHRYLVKTKDVNSPQEQNLVQTPNLLKRAKITKQQLLIGKEASQHRLPLAPEPISKKKLVALPDTFPVSDQPRKKKTYSRKGHGIPPPVFDLNHKGVMRISKEANIVAALDRNSKERIFGANDAMFRNSNSAATFDLNLETIPSEREVSLPTRAPIFDLNEISTGEEDFQGSGEANKFDDTKKSLMRGINEEQQNDLKLSICRNAGEGSSRAGKRKISWQDPVALRV, encoded by the exons ATGTCTAGGAAGAGTAAAGGGGCGGTTTTGGATCCGTATGGAATTGAGGGCGCCAAGGCTAGGCTCAAGTTTCAGGCTCTTATGCAGGACTATCACGAGCTCGAAAAG GAGGCTGATGTTATGAGAAGCAAATTGGATATGGTGAAAGACAGAAAGCTGATGCTCGCAGCTGAAGTTCG GTTTCTACGGAAAAGGCATAGGTACCTTGTGAAGACGAAGGATGTGAATTCACCACAAGAACAAAATCTTGTACAGACGCCAAACCTACTAAAGCGTGCTAAAATCACAAAGCAACAGCTTCTGATTGGAAAAGAAGCGAGTCAGCATAGATTGCCTTTAGCTCCAGAACCCATCTCGAAGAAGAAACTAGTTGCTCTGCCTGATACATTTCCAGTTAGTGATCAGCCTCGCAAGAAAAAAACTTACAGCAGGAAGGGACATGGTATTCCACCTCCGGTTTTCGATTTGAACCACAAAGGAGTAATGCGTATCAGCAAAGAAGCAAACATAGTGGCGGCTCTTGACAGAAACTCCAAGGAAAGAATATTTGGTGCAAATGATGCAATGTTTAGGAATTCTAATTCTGCTGCTACTTTTGATTTGAACCTCGAGACTATTCCTAGTGAGAGAGAGGTTTCATTGCCAACCCGAGCTCCAATATTTGATCTGAATGAAATCTCG ACAGGGGAAGAGGATTTCCAGGGTAGTGGCGAAGCAAACAAGTTTGATGACACCAAGAAAAGTTTAATGAGAGGCATAAACGAAGAGCAGCAAAATGATCTGAAACTGTCCATTTGTCGAAATGCAGGGGAGGGCTCGTCTCGTGCTGGGAAGCGAAAAATATCATGGCAGGATCCCGTTGCACTGAGAGTTTGA